AGTTGACTCACTCATGTTGGTGGTACAGAAAGAGATTTCTAGAAAATCAACTGACTATGGGACGATCGTTGAAGGATACAAGTTGCGATTTGCGAAAGGTGTTGCAGCTACCAATTACTCTCTCATTTCTTCAGAACGAGCGTTTGTTAGTGTCACCCAACCGGCCCCTATCAGCAGGAGAGGCGCACCTAACCAGGTCCAGAACCCCAGCCCAGATCCACCACGCCAAAACCATTCAATGATGCCACCTAGCAATGGTTCCAGCAGCATTCCCACTGAAACAACCACAGGGGGAAGATAGCGCATTACCGTGTTTAAACCAGTGTGGCCACATAACCCAGGACCAAAGGCAAGGTAAGCCACGGCCCAGATCCAATCTGAATCCCACCAGCCAAACCATCCCCAATTAGAAGAGAAAGGCCCAACGGCCTCCTCCTCCCAGGCCCAAGAGGCCAAACCCAGCCAAATACCGGCAAGCATCGTGACTGGTAGAGCATAGACAAAGATTGGCCATTGTCTCTTTGAACGAAGGTGGTGTCCCGCGTAGAAATAACCAACTACGGCTACCGCACCCGCGATCGCAACCAGATCCCCTATTAGAGTGACTGTTCCGGTATCTTCCGTATCCTTTAGGGTAATCAATGCTCCCAACACGCCCAAAGCTGTTCCCCAAATATGTCCTTTGCGCAACTGTTGTCCCAAGATCGGCATCAGAGCAACAATCACTAAGGGATGGCTCGTTACGAATAGTAAGCTGTGAACAAGACTGGTGTGATCAAGTGACCACACCCAAAAACCAAAGTGCATCCCCAAGCAAACGCTTGAACCCAGTAAAATCAAAATATCTTGGAGGCTGATTTGTAATTTCCGAAGCAACTGCCACTGCCATAGAAGCAGAGGCAGTAATACCAGAGAAGTTGCTTGCATCCTCCAAGATGCACGGAGTAATGGAGGGACTTCTCCTAATTCCTGAAAAACTAAACCAGCACTACTAATCGCAATTAATGCCAGCGCAAATAGCGGCCAGATATAGAGAGGGATCATGACGGCAGTTAGACTTCAGTGATTTCTCAAAATTGAGATATAATTTGAAAGGTTTGGGTATTTTGAAAACAATCCATCACTCAGCTTTAGCAAACGACTGATCCTTTATTTCAAGTAAACCCAAGCCGTGCTCGTTATAACCGATCTCTAGGCAACTCTGGTATTTCTCAGAAGGCTGTCCGTTCAAGAGTTGATCAGGTGAGCGACATATCCCTGCAAATACTCCACTTCGTTTGGATGATACCGATCCACAAAAGGCACTACCATTCGCAAATAGTATTTTGGGACTCCTTCATAGCGGTCCAACTCACAAATCTGATTGCTATTTGACCACCATGCTACCGTAGGTGTACGAGCAGTTGGCTCAAATTGAATATTTGCTGCAGTGTGTTAATTGTTAGTTCTGGATTGTTTGTTGAAAACCAATCGAAATTCTGGAATCCAACCTGGCCTAGCTCTATCTAGTTTTCCAACTCTTTCCTCAAGACGAGCGGTGCTGAGGTTTGAACAGTAGGCCAGAATCCAATTCCCAGATGCTTGTTTTTCAACTAGATGACGCCCATACATTTATGATTGACTTGAGCAAGTCCTCTAGGATCCTGATTTAGGAGATAACTCTGTAATTGTACCCGTTGGCCATCCGTAAACCTCCTGACTTCAACTGATCGACGAAGGTAGGGACAATCCTTTGCTGCAAGGGAACTGTGATAGCCTTTAGCCTTCGATTTTATCCAACATGATCAGTGCTTCTGGAGAAACTGTAATCCATTCTCCTACCACAGTACCTCTTCCAAGAATCATCCCTGGATACACACCCAAGTCATATAGCTTAGCGTCCTCTAAGGACACTGGGCCTCTTCGAGAACAACCGATAATTTTTTTCTCAAGCCTGCAGCTAGGTAAAAGTGTTCCGTAGATGAAGAGATCTATCCCGTTCTCAGGCTGGAAAACAGAATTTGTAATGAGAACCATCTCACCTCAAACATTTGCTGGGATTAACTGGATGAGCCCGACAATATTACCCTCGTCCAAGATTTCCGGTCAAACATCTAAGTTTCAAGGTCGTCTTGTAGCTGCTGCGCAATTACCGTTAGACTATTTTCTGTCAAATTCGACAGCAACATATTGCAGAAAACCAACAGCAATGTAAGTAAAAAATGGGTCCATCCGATTGGTTGCCAGAATGGCTCAAAGATGAAAAACAAATTGAGGACTGGGACGTAGATGAAATGGTAAGAACACTCCTGATAGGCTCAGAAGTTGAGTGGATTATTGAAGCAGAGAAACGTGGTTTCGATGAAAAATGGGCGAGAAGAACTTGGAAATTATACAGAGATGAAAGGTCACTAGGTTGTTGATGTTAACAACAATTTCAGACTGGGAATATCTTCCAATTCCCAGCCGGTGCTTTACAATTATGATTCAAACAGCACACTAACTCCGGGAAGTTCCTTACCTTCCAGCCACTCCAAAAAAGCCCCACCTGCTGTCGAGACGTAACTGAAGGATACCGCCACTCCTGCAACATTGAGAGCCGCAACGGTATCTCCACCGCCTGCAACTGTAAGTAATTTTCTTTCATTGGTTAATTTGGCAGCCTGCATGGCAACAGCGAAAGTTCCATCACCAAAGGGATTGACCTCGAAAGCACCTAGTGGTCCATTCCAAAGCAAAGTTTGGCATTCCCCAAGATGATTATTGAACAGTTCAATTGAGTCTGGTCCGACATCCAGAATCATCTGATCTTCCGCCACATTGTCAACATGCACAGTTTGGGAAAGCGCGTCAGCACTCAGAGCATTCGCTACAACTGCATCAACTGGCAGTAAAATCTCACATCCACACTCCTTCG
This DNA window, taken from SAR324 cluster bacterium, encodes the following:
- a CDS encoding DMT family transporter, with amino-acid sequence MIPLYIWPLFALALIAISSAGLVFQELGEVPPLLRASWRMQATSLVLLPLLLWQWQLLRKLQISLQDILILLGSSVCLGMHFGFWVWSLDHTSLVHSLLFVTSHPLVIVALMPILGQQLRKGHIWGTALGVLGALITLKDTEDTGTVTLIGDLVAIAGAVAVVGYFYAGHHLRSKRQWPIFVYALPVTMLAGIWLGLASWAWEEEAVGPFSSNWGWFGWWDSDWIWAVAYLAFGPGLCGHTGLNTVMRYLPPVVVSVGMLLEPLLGGIIEWFWRGGSGLGFWTWLGAPLLLIGAGWVTLTNARSEEMRE
- a CDS encoding gamma-glutamylcyclotransferase, whose amino-acid sequence is MVLITNSVFQPENGIDLFIYGTLLPSCRLEKKIIGCSRRGPVSLEDAKLYDLGVYPGMILGRGTVVGEWITVSPEALIMLDKIEG